Proteins encoded by one window of Kwoniella shivajii chromosome 8, complete sequence:
- a CDS encoding trimethyllysine dioxygenase, protein MFRHSLPRLLAKRSNGPRKLSKASPQYRHIALSSRISSNTEPISSSLNVGRSPEITSRSSNIPSVSTSEDRTTISWPDGRVTTFDNYFLFDHCRCPKCYHQQTKQRLKTLSEIPSDVHPTSVKVDKSGVNLTWSTSDSHQSSFPFEFLRRSAYDPPLASYRDDTEGRVLWNSTIAQTPPTVLYDEIMSEDKEGEKSGRAILKLLNKVHDFGFCFINSVPATGEDTKELIEKVAPIRNTHYGGFWQFTADLSHGDLAYSNEGLPAHTDTTYFTDPAGLQIFHLLSHPSPPGTGGTTLLVDGFYTASLLSTLYPTSYSLLSRLRVPAHASGSEGTPLRPPISQPAFRHDGQGQMVQVRWNNEDRGVVGQGWTSDEVKGWYTAARRYDELNRSEDAEYWVQLNPGTVLVIDNWRVMHGRSPFTGSRTMCGAYVGADDWLSRRAALTKKHEIRKKSILSDEWSSGW, encoded by the exons ATGTTCCGACACAGTCTACCTCGTCTTCTGGCAAAAAGGTCAAACGGGCCACGAAAGCTAAGCAAGGCTTCACCGCAATATCGTCACATAGCTTTATCATCCCGCATATCGTCAAATACAGAGCCTATCTCATCCAGCTTAAACGTCGGACGGTCACCAGAAATCACGTCTAGATCGAGTAATATACCCTCGGTATCAACGAGTGAGGACAGAACGACCATTTCCTGGCCGGATGGAAGGGTGACCACCTT tgataATTACTTCTTGTTCGATCATTGTAGGTGTCCGAAATGCTATCATCAACAGACGAAACAAAGGCTCAAGACGTTGAGTGAA ATACCGAGCGATGTTCACCCAACTTCGGTCAAGGTAGATAAATCCGGTGTCAACCTTACCTGGTCAACGTCAGactctcatcaatcatcctttCCATTTGAATTCTTGCGAAGATCAGCTTACGATCCACCGTTGGCTTCTTATCGAGATGACACAGAAGG CCGAGTATTGTGGAATTCCACCATCGCTCAAACACCTCCAACAGTTCTATACGACGAAATCATGAGTGAAGATaaggaaggtgaaaagagCGGGAGGGCAATCTTAAAATTGCTCAATAAAGTG CATGATTTCGGATTTTGCTTTATCAACAGCGTACCTGCTACAGGGGAGGATACCAAGGAATTGATAGAAAAGGTTGCGCCTATACGTAATACACATT ACGGCGGTTTCTGGCAATTCACTGCCGATCTCAGTCACGGTGATCTTGCATATTCCAATGAAGGTTTACCTGCCCATACCGATACGACGTATTTCACTGATCCAGCTGGATTACAAATATTTCACCTCCTTTCACACCCATCTCCTCCAGGTACGGGGGGAACGACTCTTCTAGTCGATGGGTTTTACACTgcatcccttctttccactttATACCCTACGTCATATTCACTCTTATCTCGGCTAAGAGTGCCCGCACATGCATCAGGAAGTGAGGGAACGCCTCTACGTCCACCAATTAGTCAACCTGCTTTCCGACATGATGGACAAGGTCAAATGGTACAGGTCAGATGGAACAACGAAGATAGAGGCGTCGTAGGTCAAGGATGGACGTCTGATGAAGTCAAAGGATGGTATACAGCCGCTagaagatatgatgaattAAACAGAAGTGAAGATGCTGAGTATTGGGTGCAGTTGAACCCTGGCACTGTTTTAG TTATCGACAACTGGAGAGTAATGCACGGTAGATCACCTTTTACAGGTTCAAGAACCATGTGCGGAGCATATGTAGGTGCAGACGATTGGTTATCTCGTCGCGCAGCTTTGACCAAGAAACATGAgatacgaaagaagagtatTTTGAGCGATGAGTGGAGTTCAGGGTGGTAA